GTCAGTTTAGTATAGCTGCTTTTTCATAACAATTTAGTTTAAGTAAGTCTAACGTGATgatattataaaacaaaaagtgcatatttttctctgctgaacatataataaaaacattgcaattCACCATGTCATTGAATCAGTAGCCTGAGCTTGTTTCCATATACAAGGTGTGATGGGAGACAGAGACACCCAAACTGTGTTCCTTATGTCCAGTCTACTCCGTAATTTCgtttttgttgctgtcattgCGGAAACAGGATGTTGGAAATGgatgttttcagtgcttttgtggCTCTCAGGATTTTCAgccttgattttaatttttttattcatgttagctggctagctagtacAGAGTTTGCGGGCAACACAGCTCACGCAGACCGTAGTAAGTGATGAACTCGCGGCATGAGCATTATTCAAGttcaaaatctgtaaactgtTGTGGGTGCATGACCGAGATATTACAGTGGTGAGAAAAGGACCAACAGACTGCACCAGGTTCAATGTAATTACTGCACGAATATCctataattgtatataattattattttattattattttaattattttaatattattaggctattattttatttcaccaattaaaaaaatatatatatatatttatcctTTCTGTGCAGCCCGGTAGTGAATGTGCTGTGGCTCGGTACCGGTCCGCGGCCCAGTGGTTGGGGACCGCTGTTGTAGAGTATGATTTTCAATTATAGATATATATGAGTTCAGCAAATCTTGGTTGTGGCTGGTCCAGGGATTGggagaaaacaaagcagtaCCTTTCTCAGGGATAAAAACATCAACACCAATGAAGAGTAGTGATGCAACTAACAACTacatacatggaataaggaAGGATCAAGTTCAAGGTATATCAAGTGAACAGCTTCTGCACAATGTCATGAGTTAAAATGTACATGAGTGCAGGGTGTGTATCTGTACAACTGTTAGTTATGCAACTATTGTGCTGtgaagacacagaaagagaggtaCTGTTGACACATCGCTAGTTTAACAGTTCGAGTGTGATGACGTGTAAGAAGCTGTTACAGTGTCGGCTTGTTTTGGTGGGTAGTGATCTGAAGCGCCGAGTTCGAATATGTGATGGCCAGCATGTGAGGGGACAGCAATAATTttgcctgcctgtttcctgCCTCTGGTACTGAAAAGATCTCCGTGTGGGCAGGTTAACTCCAACGATCTTTTCTGAAGTCCTGATGGTGTGCTGTAGTTTAATGTCTTGTTTGGTGGCAAAGCCAAAGCAGATCATTACACAGGTGGTGAGGACGGACATGATGATTGCTGTgtagaactgaaccagcaagTCCTTTGGCAGGCTGAGCTTCTTCAGCTGGTGAAGGAAGAATATCCTCTGATGGGTCTTTTTTTGGAGGCAGTGTTGGTCTTCCACTTTAGGTCTTTGGAGATTATAGTTCCCAGGAAAGTCTTCATATGGGGGCTTCTCCTGAAGTCCACCATCATCTCCACTGTCTTGAGCATATTCAGCTCTAAATTGTTATGGCTGCACCAGAGGGCCAGCCTCCTGTATGCAGACTCATCACCGTCTTGGATGAGACAGATGACTGTTCTTGAAGAGTTTGACCAAGGGGTCCCTGGAGGTGCAGTCGTTAGTGTAAAGGGAGAAGAGCAGTGGGGACAGCACACAACCCTGTGGGGCACCAGTGCTGATTGTCTGGGTGATGGATGTGAATTTCCCCACCCTCActtgctgcttcctgtctgtgaggaagttGGTAGTCCACTTACAGGTGGGGGCAGGCACAGTGAGTTGGGAAAGTTTTGATTGGAGTAGTTCTGGTATGGTGGTGTTGAACACCCAGCCCAAGTCCACGAACAAGATCCTTGCGTAGGTCGCTGGGTAGAGAATGTGTTGGAGAATGTGGTTTAATGCCATCTTGACTGCATCATCTACAGGCCTGTTTGGCCGGTATGCAAATTGTAGGAGGTCCAGCAGGAGGTCTGTGATGTCTTTCAGGTGGGCCAGCACCAACCTCTCAAATGACTTCATGTCTACAGAGGTGAGTGCAACAGGCCTGTAGTCGATAAGTCCTGCAATTTACACctacacttacatttactcatttggcagatgcttttatcaatcgtgacttacaagtgaggtagagtacaacacaagaacaAACCATAGTgaatcaacaatattagaagcacttggtgaccaggtttcagtggttaGCCACGCAGGGTACAATCTAGCTGATagagtgcgttaaaccattacattatggtcttttttatttgattttatagtttagtgtggacagttttgagacatgagaactTCTTTTAGGGGGTAGTATGTAGTACACACTTGTGGGTTGTAACCTTGGGAAAAgtacttgacccacaattaCCTTAGgaagttacttaacccacaaggTCGAACCGGCAGCCATTCAgttgagtcctgctccttaccactatgctataccaTCATTTCTGTTGTAAATTCCTATTAGAATCATTTACATCTAGCTTTCAATACATTCTGATGTTCTGAGATGGTATGTAGATAGCTGGGGTAgatggaaaataatgtaaacatatgaaaaaacaaactgcaaagtAGTGCTcctgttaatgacagaggtaacacttctctctccctcagactgtgtcctGGCTCATTGCTGCCCCCACTGTCCTGGAGGAGTGTGTGCAGTCTGCCTCTGACCCACAGCAGCTTAAGGTCCTACTCCAGCACTACAGATGTGTTGGACACTTGGACAGGAATGGTAGGCCTCTGTTAGAGGATGCATATAAACCACCTTTTACAGCACACTCTTAACTGTGAAGATGCTACAACACGCCAAAGCATGAATATATGTTTGATTGTGGTTTTTATCTTATTTCTGAAGGCAGAAATAAGAACTATGTTGGATgattacatattatttaagtTGTGAGCAATTTAAGGTCAACTTGAAAAGCAGTGACAGGATTATTTAAAAcgattccttttcattttatttctggaTCTGTTCTTCTCTCACTTAATCTATCTAAACAAGATCTATCTATTCATtcttgcttgctctctctctcagtgactccTCCCTCCATAGACAACTGTATCCTGTCCTCACTTTCCCTCCCACCTTTTGGAAAAATTGATGATTCAGCTGAACTGATTTTATGTGATAACCAATCAGAACCTGCATATGGCTCCAAAAAGTTAAGAACCACCTCTTCAGGTGAAGAGATGACAGAATCTGTGATGGACAGCAGAGATTACACAGTAGTGGAGCTGGGATCAGGTCTAAACAGAAGTGAAGACATAGaggagaggatgaagaggaagacTGGATATGGgatgagcagggaggagataGACATGCTATCCAACataaaggaggaggaagaggaagaaggtggGGACAGtaaggagatggagaaggaggatgGTGTGAAAGATGAAGAGGACAAGAGTCTTTGGAGAGAatgggaaaaagagagagatgaacagagggagagagatgaacagagggagagagatgaaagtgaTCCAGCCCTCCAAactgacagagagctgaagaatgaaggaaaatcaGACTGCAGccaacaggaaggggagggccTTTCACCtcaggtcacttcctgtcttctcAAACAGCCAAGAGTACTGATTCGCCGACTTGAGATCACAGAGATGTCAGTTCCTGTATCATCACTTTCTCATCCTGTGGCCTTTAATGGGGACCAGGGAGTGAGATCTCCATGGAAACGGGATGAGTTTATGCCAGTGATGGAAGAGGGCTCACTGAGGCAGAACGGACAGTTCATGATCCAGAAGAGGGAGATGATTGGCAGCTCCAAGATCCCACTGAAACAGCCCCCAGATTCATCAGAGCCAGAGTAAGAGTGACAACAGACAtgaactgattttaaaaattcttctCCTTCATTGCAATCagtcttaaataaataatgagccGTTTTGCCTTTTACAGGATCTTTGCTGGAAACCCCTTTAGATCCTCTGTCATCTCTCCCAGGAAAGGAGAAACAGGTGACAAGAATACGTGATTAATTTTTCACTCAGTGTTGATGATGTAAAGCAGTTTCCAGTCTGatgtgcagtgctgttctgaagagCTCCATGCATTCCCTAATGCCTcaggcagacagcagctctctgcattTTGACTCTCCTAATACCTGCcttcacatatatttatttctttctgatgcatgcatttgtatgttCTCTCACTGTTTCTTGTATACACCAAATCATCTGGGCATCTGTGTATCCCCTGTCTTCTGTCTCTTCAGGGCAGACAGCTGAGGTGGCGTCTCAGGTCTTTGCCTGCTCTCAGTGCCCATTCACTCACATGGAAGAAGTGAACCTTCAGCAGCACATTGAGAAGGTTCACCCAGAGGAGTACAGCAGGATTCTGGGATctggaggaaatggagcagagaacccactgcctcccagcagcaccccacAGAACCCCACACCCCGTAAGACACTCCCCACCCCGACACAGTCCCACACAGGCACCCCAGGGGCCCACACATGCCCCCAGTGTGGGAGGAGTTTCAGATATCAATCAGCCCTGAGACGACACCAAAGAACCCATACAGGGGAATATGcataccactgctcccagtaTGGAAAAAGTTTCACTCAATCAAGTCTTCTgaaaaaacaccagcaaattGATACAGAAGAGCGCCCATACGAGTGTTCCCAGTGTTCAAAGAGATTTAGAACTGCAACAGACTTGAAAATTCATCAGAGAACTCATACAGGGGAGCGACCATACCaatgctcccagtgtgggaagagtttctGTATTTCAGGTAATCTGAGACAACACCAGAGAATTCATACAGGAGAGCGCccataccactgctcccagtgtgggaagagcttcatTCAGTCAGATGGTCTAATACGGCACCAGCGAACTCATACAGGGGAGCGGCCATACCGCTGCTCgcagtgtgggaagagcttcagtCAGTCATTTACTCTAATACAGCACCAGCGAACTCATACAGGGGAGCGCCCATACctctgctcccagtgtgggaagagttttcGTAATTCAGGTAATCTGACACAACATCAGAAAATTCATACAGGAGAGCACCCATACcagtgctcccagtgtgggaagagttttcGTCATTTAGGTAATATGAGACGACACCACCAACGAACTCATACAGGAGAGCGTCCATACcagtgctcccagtgtgggaagtTTTTTCGTCATTTAGGTAATATGAGACGACACCACCAACGAACTCATACAGGAGAGCGTCCATACccctgctcccagtgtgggaagagtttcgTTCAGGAAATCCTTCTAATACAGCACCAGCAAACTCATACAGGAGATAGCTCCTATGATTGCTCTTAGTGTGGGAAGCAGTTTGGATGTAAAGCATACATGACACAACACCAGCAAACCCATACAAGGGAGCCCCCTAACCACTGTTCCTAATGTGGTAGGAGGCACAGTATTATTTTTGAGAAAGTCTGGTCCTAGTGaggtgagaggggaaaaaagaaaatgacatcagaTGGACTCCGCCTGCAATCTCATCTGTTTTCTACAAATGTGGGACAGCCCCTTCTCACAGCAGGAAGCACTGCCCAGTAGTTGGACAGATGAGCAAACCAGAGAGCAGAGAATGCAACTCGCTGTGTTTGTGATTGGTAATGTAGCCATACTTACAGTGCTGAACCTCACCATTCAGATATCGTGGGGAGAAAgtagtgacatttttaaatgttacgtCATTTGAGCTTCTTGGGGCTGGAGGGAAACACTTGTAGGAACTTAGCACAAGCAGCACAAAGCCAGTCTGATCTGCTGACACTCGGGGTTTGGGTCCTGTTGCCTTGATTCACCCAGAAGTTGACACTGTGGCTCAGATACACAACTAACACAAAaactgagacagaaaacagaaactgcTGGAGGATTGTGCAAATGAAATGGATGAGTACATGTCTGAACAGGagccctgtctgtactggtccctccTTGGTGGAATGAACTacccacaggggtcaggacagcaggatcactggccatcttctgatgcagacgAAAGACCCACCTCTACAGACTGTatctcagttccacttctatccccacccccaacacctgctgctacttgcatttgaaattaattttttgtgttgtattatgaatttgtcTTCCAAGGTTTGTTAGATCATGGAGAAGagcttttgaaatgcatgtaatgtaatgtaatgagtaaaaTAAACCAGGCTTTACACAAGACatttacttgtgtttgtgtggattaTTTCTCATGAAGGATTAAGCTGATGGGAGtggatttgtttgtgtgtgtatgaattgGGAAATGTGATCCATGCTTTGGACATGCACCCCCAATACCAGCACActtgggggtgggtggggggttaattaaatataactgaaaacaaaatgtgcacTGTGTTCACTGAGTGTCACTGAGGCCAGGGACAGAGGCCTCTGCTCTCACCATCCCTCCCTGTGTCCCAATTCTGTTCATGGACAGGAAGAGCTGGAAAGaacacaggagaggaggggtcaCTGCTGGTGCTCCTTAAATCCAGTGGTAAAACGGATTTGTGTTGATCTTACCAAAGTGGCTGAGGCAGCCTGCAGAGGAAGACCTATATTACCTTCAGTGGAAGAGTCACAAGGTCCTCTGAAGGGTACACAGCTCTTTGCAAAGCTAGAGGTGTGTTCTGGTTTTTGGCAGATACTCCTAGCATGTGAGTGCAGAGAGCTCACTACATTTGGCATGCCTTTTTGggcagttttatttcagtgtcttACCTTTTGACCTGGGACCAGAGCTCTTCCAGGGGTGCATGTCTTAGCTGGAGGGCGGACTGAGTGGGGTGATACCCCTCACAGATGATGTCCTGACATGTGGGGAAAACGGGGCAGCTTGACGGGACTCAGCATGGCGTGACTCAGCTTGACGTGACTCAGCATGACGTGACTCAGCATGGCGTGActcagcagtgctgctgtgacTCCAGCAGGCCAGCGTAACGCTGAATGGAGAGTGCTCCTTCACTCAGCCAGAGGTCCTGCCTGCGAGTCAGCGCAGCCAGAATACAGCCCGAGTCATCACAGACATGCCCAGCCCACAGAAAAGAGCCAATGTTTGGCGAAAATTCCTCCCTCAATTTGCTGACACCACCAAGTCCCAGAATCTCCTAGCAAAAGATGATGAGTTTTCAAGGGTTCATGAGCATCAGGAGACATTTGATGAATTCGAGGGTAACCTCACCTCACAGAGAATGTGGGCCAAGTACAGGCCTCAAGCCAAAGAAAGAGTTTAGCTGATGCATCATCTTTTGGGCCAGGGCCAGTCCTATGGAATGGCACTCTGGCCTCCATCTCGGGAAGCCTATCTGAAATGGAACAGAGACCTTgccagggggagacagaggctgTAACATGTACTTGTTAGCAGCTGAGTTTGTGCTTGATTAGCCTGCGATTTACAGGAGAGACTTACCACATAGAGACTGCAGGTCATCTTTGGGACAGAAGTGGGACTTGCCTCCAAGGGCTCCACAGTGCTGAGGACTGAGGACACTCTGCAGAATGGTGAAGGTCGCAGGGAAGGCACCGATCACAGCAATTCTAACTCCTCTAACACTCTCCAGGCTCCCAATCAAGCCTAATTTTCACCTAACATTGGCTGTTTTCTGTGGGCTGGGCATGTCTGTGATGACTCGGGCTGTATTCTGGCTGCGCTGACTCGCAGGCAGGACCTCTGGCTGAGTGAAGGAACACTCTCCATTCAGTGTTACGCTGGCCTGCTGGAGTCACAGCAGCACCGCTGAGTCACGCCATGCTGAGTCACGTCAAGCTGAGTCACGCCATGCTGAGTCACGTCAAGCTGCCCCGTTTTCCCCACATGTCAGGATATCATCTGTGAGGGGTATCACCCCACTCAGTCCGCCCTCCAGCTAAGACATGCGCCCCTGGAAGAGCTCTGGTCCCAGGTCAAAAGGTaagacactgaaataaaactgccCAAAAAGGCATGCCAAATGTAGTGAGCTCTCTGCACTCACATGCTAGGAGTATCTGCCAAAAACCAGAACATACCTCTAGCTTTGCAAAGAGCTGTGTACCCTTCAGAGGACCTTGTGACTCTTCCACTGAAGGTAATATAGGTCTTCCTCTGCAGGCTGCCTCAGCCACTTTGGTAAGATCAACACAAATCCCTGTTTTACCACTGGATTTAAGGAGCACCAGCAGtgacccctcctctcctgtgttCTTTCCAGCTCTTCCTGTCCATGAACAGAATTGGGACATAGTGAGGGATGGTGAGAGCAGAGGCCTCTCTGGCACTCAGTGAAAACaatgcatattcattttgttttcagttatatttaattatacCCCCCTTTAAGTGTGCTGGTTTTGGGGGTGCATGTCCAAAGCATGGATCACATTTCCCAGttcatacacatgcaaacacatctACTCCACATCCACTCCCATCAGCTTAATTCCTCATTAGAAAtaatccacacaaacacaagtaaatGTCTTGTTTAAAGCCTGGTTTATTTTACCCATCtgttacatttgtaaaatgctCCATCAGTTTCcgttttgctgttttctgtttcagtttttgtgttAGTTGTGTATCTGAGCCACAGCGTCAACTACTGGGTGAATCAAGGCAACAGGACCCAAACCCCGAGTGTCAGCAGATCAGACTGGCTTTGTGCTGCTTGTGCTAAGTTCTTACATGTGTTTCCTTCCAGCTCCAAGAAACTCAACTGaagtgtcatttaaaaatgtcagtcattTCTCCCCAAGATATTTGAATGGTGAGGTTTTTAATTTggtgtactgtatttattcCTCTGCCCAGACTATACTGCACCTTTCgactgcatttcagcatgtTGCTGCTTTAATACTTGTGTTCAGCAGCTGTTATTCTCCAGTGAGAGGGGCTTGGGGCTCATTCCTTTGAGAGACTGAGGAACAGTCTGCATGCACTTGAGTGTGTTTGCTCCACTCaagtatttgtttgtgttcctAGACCTGTAAACACATTCGGAAAAGTCTATTTcttgtctcactctgtctgacGTAATAACAGCCTTAGACAATGTTAACCCTAGGTCTA
The nucleotide sequence above comes from Megalops cyprinoides isolate fMegCyp1 chromosome 2, fMegCyp1.pri, whole genome shotgun sequence. Encoded proteins:
- the LOC118772373 gene encoding uncharacterized protein LOC118772373, whose amino-acid sequence is MWQVVQQRDMMHYGKLEEFVTLVTEAVPELLSYRQSSYLILALRARSSDVKVEVSEADFVELVQTLLKDPAEREHFLQLGPSYDSALQMLVWEFLSRLEQLLPVPDLKQTVSWLIAAPTVLEECVQSASDPQQLKVLLQHYRCVGHLDRNVTPPSIDNCILSSLSLPPFGKIDDSAELILCDNQSEPAYGSKKLRTTSSGEEMTESVMDSRDYTVVELGSGLNRSEDIEERMKRKTGYGMSREEIDMLSNIKEEEEEEGGDSKEMEKEDVMEEGSLRQNGQFMIQKREMIGSSKIPLKQPPDSSEPEADS
- the LOC118773791 gene encoding zinc finger protein 79-like — translated: MEEVNLQQHIEKVHPEEYSRILGSGGNGAENPLPPSSTPQNPTPRKTLPTPTQSHTGTPGAHTCPQCGRSFRYQSALRRHQRTHTGEYAYHCSQYGKSFTQSSLLKKHQQIDTEERPYECSQCSKRFRTATDLKIHQRTHTGERPYQCSQCGKSFCISGNLRQHQRIHTGERPYHCSQCGKSFIQSDGLIRHQRTHTGERPYRCSQCGKSFSQSFTLIQHQRTHTGERPYLCSQCGKSFRNSGNLTQHQKIHTGEHPYQCSQCGKSFRHLGNMRRHHQRTHTGERPYQCSQCGKFFRHLGNMRRHHQRTHTGERPYPCSQCGKSFVQEILLIQHQQTHTGDSSYDCS